A single window of Coffea eugenioides isolate CCC68of chromosome 7, Ceug_1.0, whole genome shotgun sequence DNA harbors:
- the LOC113776979 gene encoding serine/threonine-protein kinase SAPK3-like has product MVVEDLVEMKFRLADGSDIGPSKFSPSTIVLSLKEKMTSLWPKALPALGLGRLPIQAGGNILVVVLGSPQHCSAGGFNEDEARFFFQQLISGVSYCHSMEICHRDLKLENTLLDGSPTPRLKICDFGYSKSGLLHSQPKSAVGTPAYIAPEVLSRKEYDGKYNAIKCS; this is encoded by the exons ATGGTTGTGGAAGATTTGGTTGAGATGAAATTCAGGCTTGCTGATGGCAGTGACATTGGACCAAGCAAGTTTAGTCCTTCTACAATCGTGTTATCTCTAAAGGAAAAGATGACTTCTTTATGGCCTAAAG CCTTGCCTGCACTAGGACTAGGTAGACTGCCCATCCAAGCCGGAGGCAACATACTG GTTGTAGTCCTTGGATCGCCTCAGCATTGTAGTGCTGGTGGATTCAATGAAGATGAG GCTCGCTTTTTCTTCCAGCAGCTAATATCTGGTGTTAGTTACTGTCATTCAATG GAAATCTGTCACAGggacttgaagctggaaaacaCACTTTTGGATGGGAGTCCAACACCACGTCTTAAAATATGTGATTTTGGTTATTCTAAG TCCGGTTTGTTGCACTCACAACCCAAATCGGCAGTTGGAACACCAGCATATATTGCACCTGAGGTCCTGTCAAGGAAGGAATATGATGGCAAG
- the LOC113778726 gene encoding probable S-adenosylmethionine-dependent methyltransferase At5g37990, whose protein sequence is MPQAYAMNGGNGPQSYAQNSSYQRGAVDVAKELIKEEIDKELDVKQLSSTSVHPFRIADFGCSTGPNTFVAMKAIREALEEKLRKEGLASEVPEFQVFFNDHISNDFNTLFASLPPERHYLAAGVPGDFHKVLLPKASLHFAHSSCTLNWLSDVPNEVTDNTSPAWNKGKIHHGGAKKELLEVYASQFAKDLESFLNARAHELVDGGLMALVIPTVPDAIRESQTTIVPEKGFEILGSCLMDLAKKGLVDELKVDTFNIPLYYPSLNEIKTLMKANEHLNVQRMEILSIPGKHEFSSNPCGIALHLRAVLEGLLEKQFGSDIMDELFELFTQKLAESSSLFNPENQDVVVLLKRKMRT, encoded by the exons ATGCCTCAAGCATATGCCATGAATGGAGGAAATGGACCTCAAAGCTATGCCCAAAACTCATCCTATCAG AGAGGAGCAGTAGACGTTGCAAAAGAACTTATCAAAGAAGAGATTGACAAAGAACTTGATGTCAAGCAACTTTCTTCAACCTCTGTGCATCCATTTCGCATAGCAGATTTTGGCTGTTCTACAGGACCAAATACATTTGTGGCCATGAAAGCGATAAGAGAAGCCCTGGAGGAAAAACTCAGAAAAGAGGGACTAGCATCTGAAGTCCCTGAGTTTCAAGTCTTTTTTAATGACCATATATCTAATGATTTCAACACACTTTTTGCTTCACTTCCACCAGAGAGACACTACCTTGCGGCTGGAGTGCCTGGTGATTTCCACAAGGTTTTGCTCCCAAAGGCATCCCTTCATTTTGCTCACTCGTCTTGCACGCTTAACTGGCTTTCAGATGTGCCAAATGAGGTTACAGACAACACGTCCCCTGCATGGAACAAAGGAAAGATTCACCACGGAGGGGCCAAAAAGGAACTTCTTGAGGTTTATGCATCTCAATTTGCCAAGGACTTGGAGTCATTTCTGAATGCAAGGGCACACGAGCTCGTCGATGGAGGGTTGATGGCCCTTGTTATTCCTACTGTCCCTGATGCCATCCGTGAATCTCAGACAACTATCGTCCCAGAGAAAGGATTTGAAATTCTAGGATCTTGTCTCATGGACTTGGCTAAGAAG GGACTGGTTGATGAATTGAAAGTGGATACGTTCAACATACCACTATATTACCCATCTCTTAATGAGATAAAGACCCTGATGAAGGCAAATGAACATCTAAATGTTCAGAGAATGGAGATATTAAGCATTCCAGGAAAGCATGAGTTTTCCTCCAACCCTTGTGGAATTGCTTTGCACCTCAGAGCTGTATTAGAGGGACTTCTAGAGAAACAATTTGGAAGTGATATCATGGATGAATTGTTTGAACTGTTTACGCAGAAACTCGCAGAGTCTTCCTCTCTCTTTAACCCTGAGAATCAGGATGTGGTTGTCCTCCTGAAGCGAAAAATGAGAACATGA
- the LOC113776980 gene encoding probable S-adenosylmethionine-dependent methyltransferase At5g37990, which translates to MPQVYAMNGGNGPQSYNQNSSFQRGAVDVAKELIKEEIDKELDVKQLSSTSVHPFRIADFGCSTGPNTFVAMKVIREALEEKLRKEGLASELLEFQVFFNDHISNDFNTLFASLPPERHYLAAGVPGDFHKVLLPKASLHFAHSSCSLHWLSDVPKEVTDNTSPAWNKGKIHHGGAKKKVLEAYASQFAKDLESFLNARAHELVDGGLMALVIPAVPDAIRESQTTIVTEKEFEVLGSCLMDLAKKGLVDELKVDMLNLPLYLPSPNEIKTLMKANEHLNVQRLEILSIPGKHVVFSNPSGNALYLRAALEGLLEKQFGSDIMDELFELFTQKLAESSSLFNPENQDLVVIFVLLKRKLRT; encoded by the exons ATGCCTCAAGTATATGCCATGAATGGAGGAAATGGACCTCAAAGCTATAACCAAAACTCATCCTTTCAG AGAGGAGCAGTAGACGTTGCAAAAGAACTTATCAAAGAAGAGATTGACAAAGAACTTGATGTCAAGCAACTTTCTTCAACCTCTGTGCATCCATTTCGCATAGCAGATTTTGGCTGTTCTACAGGACCAAATACATTTGTGGCCATGAAAGTGATAAGAGAAGCCCTGGAGGAAAAACTCAGAAAAGAGGGACTAGCATCTGAACTCCTTGAGTTTCAAGTCTTTTTTAATGACCATATATCTAATGATTTCAACACACTTTTTGCTTCACTTCCGCCAGAGAGACACTACCTTGCAGCTGGAGTGCCTGGTGACTTCCACAAGGTTTTGCTCCCAAAGGCATCCCTTCATTTTGCTCACTCGTCTTGCTCACTTCACTGGCTTTCAGATGTGCCAAAAGAGGTTACAGACAACACGTCCCCTGCATGGAACAAAGGAAAGATTCACCACGGAGGGGCCAAAAAGAAAGTTCTTGAGGCTTATGCATCTCAATTTGCAAAGGACTTGGAGTCATTTCTGAATGCAAGGGCACACGAGCTAGTCGATGGAGGGCTGATGGCCCTTGTTATTCCTGCTGTCCCTGATGCCATCCGTGAATCTCAGACAACTATCGTCACAGAGAAAGAATTTGAAGTTCTAGGATCTTGCCTCATGGACTTGGCTAAGAAG GGATTGGTCGATGAATTGAAAGTGGATATGTTGAACTTGCCACTATATCTTCCATCTCCTAATGAGATAAAGACCCTGATGAAGGCAAATGAACATCTAAATGTTCAGAGACTGGAGATATTAAGCATTCCAGGAAAGCATGTGGTTTTCTCCAACCCTAGTGGAAATGCTTTGTACCTCAGAGCTGCATTAGAGGGACTTCTAGAGAAACAATTTGGAAGTGATATCATGGATGAATTGTTTGAACTGTTTACGCAGAAACTTGCAGAGTCTTCCTCTCTCTTTAACCCTGAGAATCAAGATCTGGTTGTTATTTTTGTCCTCCTCAAGCGAAAATTGAGAACATGA